The Spartobacteria bacterium sequence GTGCCGGTTAAGCAGTCCAAAAATTGTTAGTCTGGAAGGTGGTCGTCATTTTAATGCCAACCGTATTGAAGGTTTTCTCGGAATGGTCGTTTCACAGCAGATTACCCCAATGATCGTGCTGAACAAAATAGATTTAGTTGATCCAGATGTACTTGACGATGCCATTGCCATCGCCGGCCGCATAGCCGGAGATCAAAATGTGTTTACGACCAGTGCACTGGAAAGCAAAGGACTTGACCGAATCGATGCGGCACTGCCTCCGTATTCCACGGGTATTTTTATCGGATTGTCGGGTGCTGGAAAAACGTCGCTTTTCAATGAGCTTACAAGGCAGGAACATGCGGTGAAGGCTGTACGTGCGGGGGATCGTCGAGGTCGCCACACGACAACGTGCCGGATGATGGAACCCATGGCCGGTGGAGCACAATCAATTGATATGCCGGGCATTCGGGAGTGGAAGCCTTTCGCCTATGTTCGGTCAGGTTGGATCTTATCGCTATTACCTCCTGTTGTTTCCGGTGGAGGAGTTTCCTTGAGTGTATTTCGGCGGGAGTCATGCCCTTTTTAGGGGGTTTTGACTCCCGCCGAAAAGTTCCAATGATTGGAACTTTATTTGGGAAAAGTTCCAGACATTGGAACTTTGTTACATCGTAGTATGGAGCGCATTATTTAGCGGCTGGAATCCATTTATCAACGACGTCCGGATGATTTTTCATCCATTCCCTGGCGACGACTTTTACATCCTCATCCGAATCTTCCACCTTGACGATCAGGTCAGCCAGTTCGGTATCGGTCATAAACATCTTGCCCAAAAATGCGGCCAGTTCCGGCTTATCTTGAGATAATCCTTTGCGACCCATGATTTTAATATCGGTAACGCCCCATATTTTTTTATCTGGATCCTGTTTCAGCAGTTTCAGATCCCAGCGACCGAACATCCAATGCGGTTTCCAGCCCGGGACCACAATCCATTCTTTTCTGGATATGGCATCACCCAGTGCGGCACACATGGCCGGGCCACTGGACGCCATTAATTTGAATCCCAAATCATAATCCGGGATGATGATGTCTTCAATCTGACCCATCATTCCGGCACCGGCATCAATGCCTGTGATCACGCCTTTGAATTGCTCTTTATGGTCTTTCAATTCTGCTATTGTATCGATAGTCACATAGGCAGGAACAACTAAGCCCACTTCCGCTCCTTTATAAACGGTCCCGACTTCTTCGATTTTTCCATCGCATTTAGCGATGTATTCCGCCTGAATTTTCGGCCAGCATTCCATCAGAGCATCTCTGTCGCCCTGTGCAATGGAGATATAGGCCGGGCCCACATCGGCTACGGTCAGTTCCACATCGTAACCCATTTTCTCTTCAAGAACAGCCTGCGCGAGATGGGTATACGCAACTCCTTCGGCCCAGTTGACATAAACCAGCTTCGCGCTTTTAACCGAGGCTTTATTGGCGGCTTCTTCTTTTGTTTCCGATTTGGAGCACGAGGCAAATACGGCGACTACTGCTGAGAGCAGCAGACTGGTGACCACTTTTTTCCATGTTGTTTTATTAAATATCATACGAATCCTTTATTTATTATTCTTTCGGCAATGTTCGCCGACGGCCTGAGTGATACGATCAAGAAAAATGGCAAGAATCACAATGGAGATCCCGCCCTCAAAGCCTTTATCTATTTTTAATTGAGTAATGCCTTTAAGCACTACATTTCCTAATCCGCCGGCCCCAATCATGCCGGCGATCACGACCATGGATAACGCCAGCATAATAGTTTGGTTGATTCCGGCCATAATGGTCGGAAGGGCGACGGGAAGTTCTGCTTTAAACAGCAATTGACCGCGGCTGCATCCAAATGAAATGGCAGCTTGTCGAATATCTTCGGGGACCTGTCTGATACCGAG is a genomic window containing:
- the rsgA gene encoding GTPase RsgA, giving the protein MLNSVQCRLSSPKIVSLEGGRHFNANRIEGFLGMVVSQQITPMIVLNKIDLVDPDVLDDAIAIAGRIAGDQNVFTTSALESKGLDRIDAALPPYSTGIFIGLSGAGKTSLFNELTRQEHAVKAVRAGDRRGRHTTTCRMMEPMAGGAQSIDMPGIREWKPFAYVRSGWILSLLPPVVSGGGVSLSVFRRESCPF
- a CDS encoding glycine betaine ABC transporter substrate-binding protein; this encodes MIFNKTTWKKVVTSLLLSAVVAVFASCSKSETKEEAANKASVKSAKLVYVNWAEGVAYTHLAQAVLEEKMGYDVELTVADVGPAYISIAQGDRDALMECWPKIQAEYIAKCDGKIEEVGTVYKGAEVGLVVPAYVTIDTIAELKDHKEQFKGVITGIDAGAGMMGQIEDIIIPDYDLGFKLMASSGPAMCAALGDAISRKEWIVVPGWKPHWMFGRWDLKLLKQDPDKKIWGVTDIKIMGRKGLSQDKPELAAFLGKMFMTDTELADLIVKVEDSDEDVKVVAREWMKNHPDVVDKWIPAAK